In Bacillus cereus ATCC 14579, a single window of DNA contains:
- a CDS encoding collagen-like protein: MYPRNFFSCDGRRNSGSNGNTGPTGNTGPTGNTGPTGNTGPTGNTGPTGNTGPTGNTGPTGNTGPTGNTGPTGNTGPTGNTGPTGNTGPTGNAGPTGNTGPTGNAGPSGAGFQSTTTFSLAAAPNYKKGQVVTYTGSGYVVKKDAPQGFPNISPDYIVLVESGPTGSTGPTGITGPTGNTGPTGITGLTGSADSASAKSIVFQGTNAGFQRIAGSPGIDSNVIPYVTAGAGSIVGFSASININNLPAAIYTINICRNVPTNLTTPSSSYILSTITLTTTDKITGTMVFSIKPTDSGAGQIQVFNPTPAVGPATVTWTSITTGNPVARGDAISLYITPGITASAVYSIFLITDI; encoded by the coding sequence ATGTACCCACGTAATTTTTTTAGTTGCGATGGTAGACGCAACAGCGGCTCTAACGGAAATACTGGACCCACGGGGAACACCGGACCTACGGGGAACACTGGACCCACGGGGAACACTGGACCCACGGGGAACACCGGACCCACGGGGAACACTGGACCCACGGGGAACACCGGACCCACGGGGAACACCGGACCTACGGGGAACACCGGACCTACGGGGAACACCGGACCCACGGGGAACACTGGACCCACGGGGAACACCGGACCTACGGGTAATGCTGGACCCACGGGGAACACCGGACCTACGGGTAATGCTGGACCTTCCGGAGCTGGTTTCCAAAGTACTACCACCTTTAGTCTAGCAGCGGCTCCCAACTATAAAAAAGGACAAGTTGTCACTTATACGGGCAGTGGCTATGTTGTAAAAAAAGATGCACCTCAAGGGTTTCCTAATATATCTCCAGATTATATCGTATTAGTAGAAAGTGGACCTACCGGTAGTACCGGGCCTACCGGCATCACTGGGCCTACGGGGAACACTGGACCTACGGGCATTACTGGACTTACGGGATCTGCCGATAGTGCTTCAGCAAAAAGTATTGTTTTTCAAGGAACAAATGCTGGTTTTCAACGTATAGCGGGTTCTCCTGGAATTGACTCCAATGTTATTCCATATGTCACTGCTGGAGCCGGTAGTATTGTCGGCTTTTCTGCGTCTATAAATATAAATAATTTACCTGCTGCTATTTATACGATTAATATTTGCAGAAATGTCCCAACAAACCTCACAACCCCTTCTTCTAGCTACATCCTATCTACTATTACCTTAACTACTACTGACAAAATTACCGGAACTATGGTATTTTCCATTAAACCAACGGATAGCGGAGCAGGACAAATTCAAGTATTTAATCCTACCCCGGCAGTAGGTCCCGCTACTGTAACTTGGACTAGTATTACAACTGGAAACCCAGTTGCAAGAGGAGATGCTATATCCCTTTATATTACCCCTGGAATTACTGCAAGTGCTGTATATTCTATTTTTCTAATTACCGATATATAG
- a CDS encoding iron-sulfur cluster biosynthesis family protein: MYVTVTEAAYKKIMDTIPSEAKYIKLFYDNEGCGCVMSGIIDLVAVAEKDERDVDIESSTMNFIADRTKLVFMDDKLTVDWHEGGGTFQLKSPSQFYNPNMKLHVRV, translated from the coding sequence ATGTACGTTACTGTAACAGAAGCAGCATATAAAAAGATTATGGATACGATTCCAAGTGAAGCGAAATATATAAAGTTATTTTATGATAATGAAGGTTGCGGTTGTGTTATGAGCGGAATCATCGATTTAGTAGCTGTAGCAGAGAAAGATGAGCGCGATGTGGATATTGAATCAAGCACAATGAATTTTATCGCTGATCGTACAAAGCTTGTATTTATGGACGATAAGTTAACGGTTGATTGGCATGAAGGTGGAGGAACTTTTCAGTTGAAGAGCCCAAGCCAGTTTTATAATCCAAATATGAAATTACACGTTCGAGTATAG
- a CDS encoding Nif3-like dinuclear metal center hexameric protein, which yields MPALKKIEQSLDHLFQIEKYGKDSAFSRFIPAVYDPIKFPWQQFFEANFVDLFNGLMMHGSENVNKVFLAVFPTDDVLETFISQSTPGDLLFMHHPLVMECGDPLGRSGRGFLPIPEKYLQGIKEKQLSIYTCHVPMDFHQTHGTSISIAKALNATVVDDFAYGGPEQEPVGLICEIDETSTEALQKHLKQLFQIPYTDFEGKRHDSIKKIAIIAGCGDVVSLMKEAEEKGAEAYITGEIHCHIDNDYGRHKYSLIMDYVKETNMSLIGVSHSASEYLVKETLMYDWFKENFDVDVILLPQEKWWL from the coding sequence ATGCCAGCCTTAAAAAAAATAGAGCAATCACTCGATCACTTATTCCAAATTGAAAAATACGGAAAAGATAGTGCCTTTAGTCGATTTATCCCAGCCGTATATGATCCTATCAAATTTCCTTGGCAACAATTTTTCGAAGCAAATTTTGTAGATTTATTTAACGGCCTTATGATGCACGGATCTGAAAATGTAAACAAAGTATTTTTAGCTGTATTCCCTACAGATGACGTTCTTGAAACATTCATTTCACAATCCACACCCGGTGATTTACTCTTTATGCATCATCCCCTTGTAATGGAGTGCGGTGATCCGCTTGGAAGATCAGGCCGCGGTTTCTTACCAATTCCTGAAAAATATTTGCAAGGAATAAAAGAAAAACAACTTTCTATATATACATGTCACGTACCAATGGATTTTCATCAAACACATGGAACGAGTATTTCAATTGCAAAAGCATTAAACGCTACTGTAGTGGACGACTTTGCATATGGAGGTCCAGAACAAGAACCAGTTGGCCTTATTTGTGAAATAGATGAAACATCAACAGAAGCACTCCAAAAACATCTAAAACAACTCTTCCAGATTCCTTACACAGACTTCGAAGGTAAACGACATGATTCCATCAAAAAAATCGCAATTATCGCTGGATGTGGCGATGTCGTATCTTTAATGAAGGAAGCAGAAGAAAAAGGTGCTGAAGCATATATTACAGGAGAAATCCATTGCCATATCGATAATGATTACGGCAGACATAAATACTCGCTCATTATGGATTATGTAAAAGAAACGAATATGTCTCTAATTGGTGTGTCACACTCTGCCTCTGAATATTTAGTGAAAGAGACATTGATGTATGATTGGTTTAAAGAGAATTTTGATGTGGATGTTATTTTACTTCCTCAGGAAAAATGGTGGCTCTAA
- a CDS encoding ATP-binding protein: protein MNKGYIFKNEEIKALKAFLSLFFIIFFVYDLAYEFIVPLIGGEQEGVGEFEDGLGLWLYFLMVVLFCIGIYFMKWKNAFAVKYIILIGYNVLDCIHNIMIYYGSDAEFDGGNIVEGFFILFAPIFVNKRYFWLVPAILIGKYALTGIIIQSSLVLIPMALYSVFTIICWIIFLRVQSYVRTLEMMDKEIKQTEKLAAVGKMATVIGYKIRRPLANLKKLVNKQADKHPEDKIYSDIMKQEVDRIHIIATELSGFEKSKSLESETHNIQEIISYVIRVMEKPALKQGVYIQGIYSKDLPSITCDEKRLKQVFFNLIKNAIEAMSVGGTITIKVTVKDGIIVQVKDEGCGIPKDKIPKLNEAFYTTKETGTGLGLVVTEKIIKDHNGKISFESEVGVGTTVEVMLPLH from the coding sequence ATGAATAAAGGCTATATATTTAAAAATGAAGAAATAAAGGCGCTGAAAGCATTTTTAAGTTTATTTTTTATTATATTTTTCGTATATGATCTTGCCTATGAATTTATCGTACCGTTAATCGGTGGAGAGCAAGAAGGTGTAGGAGAGTTTGAAGATGGTTTAGGTTTATGGCTTTACTTTTTGATGGTGGTATTGTTTTGCATTGGAATATACTTTATGAAATGGAAGAATGCTTTTGCGGTAAAGTATATTATTCTAATTGGCTATAATGTATTAGATTGTATCCATAACATTATGATTTATTATGGTAGCGATGCAGAATTTGACGGTGGAAATATAGTAGAAGGATTTTTTATTTTGTTTGCACCAATCTTTGTGAATAAAAGATATTTCTGGTTAGTTCCAGCGATACTTATCGGAAAGTATGCTCTTACAGGAATCATTATTCAATCTTCTCTCGTTTTAATCCCAATGGCATTATATAGCGTATTTACTATCATATGTTGGATTATATTTTTAAGGGTTCAGTCTTACGTTCGTACGCTTGAGATGATGGACAAAGAAATAAAACAGACAGAAAAACTAGCAGCTGTTGGAAAGATGGCAACGGTTATTGGTTATAAGATTAGAAGACCTTTAGCAAACTTAAAAAAACTTGTGAATAAACAAGCAGACAAGCATCCAGAGGATAAAATTTATAGTGATATTATGAAACAAGAAGTAGATCGGATTCATATAATTGCTACAGAACTTAGTGGATTTGAGAAATCTAAATCACTAGAATCAGAAACTCATAACATACAAGAAATTATTTCTTATGTTATTCGAGTTATGGAAAAGCCAGCTTTAAAACAAGGAGTTTACATACAAGGTATTTACAGTAAAGACTTACCATCAATTACATGTGATGAAAAACGATTAAAACAGGTCTTTTTTAATTTAATCAAAAATGCAATTGAAGCAATGTCAGTTGGCGGAACAATTACGATTAAAGTTACTGTAAAAGATGGAATCATCGTTCAAGTGAAAGATGAGGGATGCGGCATTCCGAAAGATAAAATTCCAAAGTTAAATGAAGCCTTTTATACAACGAAAGAAACAGGAACTGGTCTAGGTTTAGTAGTTACAGAAAAAATTATTAAAGACCACAACGGTAAAATAAGTTTTGAAAGTGAAGTTGGGGTTGGAACGACGGTTGAAGTTATGTTACCACTGCATTAA
- a CDS encoding DMT family transporter: MRRWGIELLILSVVIIWGINYTIAKYGLLEFTAIEFTALRMMAAAPLLLLLTFCIEKSVYMERTDIPRLIIVSVVGIVLYQTLFMETVKYTSATNASLLISISPIFTTAFAIFLKQEKFSSRKLIGSMTAFVGAALVLVAGHSLTSSFYGNGIGLITSICWGLYPVLAGPLIKKYSALRVTAWSALVGAIPLLLLSGPHVFVMPFHITHGMTLFALLYSIFFVTVFGLVMWYVGVQKIGASHTMVYMYITPLVAVLFAAVWANEYVSFQQIIGGIIIFVGLWFVKSEKVKVHSIAGEPISK; the protein is encoded by the coding sequence ATGAGAAGATGGGGAATTGAGTTATTAATTTTAAGTGTTGTTATTATTTGGGGGATTAACTATACAATTGCGAAGTATGGACTTTTAGAATTTACAGCAATTGAGTTTACTGCACTTCGTATGATGGCGGCGGCACCGCTTCTGTTACTCCTTACCTTTTGTATTGAAAAGTCGGTTTATATGGAGCGAACGGATATACCTAGATTAATTATCGTTAGCGTTGTAGGTATTGTACTGTATCAAACGTTATTTATGGAAACTGTCAAATATACATCCGCTACAAATGCCTCTTTACTCATTTCTATTTCACCTATTTTTACAACTGCATTTGCGATTTTCTTGAAACAAGAAAAGTTTTCTTCTCGAAAGTTAATCGGTTCTATGACTGCCTTTGTTGGTGCAGCCTTAGTTTTAGTAGCAGGACATTCACTTACTAGTTCTTTTTATGGCAATGGAATTGGACTTATTACATCAATATGCTGGGGGCTTTATCCTGTTTTAGCAGGACCATTAATTAAAAAATATTCAGCATTACGTGTTACTGCATGGTCTGCATTAGTGGGTGCGATTCCGCTATTATTGTTAAGTGGTCCACATGTGTTTGTCATGCCATTTCACATTACTCACGGAATGACACTATTTGCTTTACTATATTCTATTTTCTTTGTAACAGTATTCGGTTTAGTAATGTGGTATGTTGGTGTTCAAAAAATTGGGGCGTCACATACGATGGTATATATGTATATAACGCCGCTTGTAGCTGTTTTATTTGCAGCTGTCTGGGCAAATGAATATGTATCGTTTCAACAGATCATCGGTGGAATTATCATTTTTGTCGGTCTATGGTTTGTGAAATCGGAGAAAGTAAAAGTTCATTCTATTGCAGGGGAACCTATATCAAAATAG